A window of Micrococcus endophyticus contains these coding sequences:
- the ispF gene encoding 2-C-methyl-D-erythritol 2,4-cyclodiphosphate synthase gives MPTALVIAAAGAGTRLGAGMPKALVPLADGRALLRHCLDSVAAARAAGAAVDAVVVLAPPAEEDAARVAAEVDAGPGLGAPVACVPGGAERADSVRAGLAAAADALDALGPATGPRRVLVHDAARALTPPAVFAAVEAALDAGAVAVVPGIALTDTVKQVAPGPGGAEVVTATPPRAALRAVQTPQGFDLDALLAAHEAVRADPALDAAALTDDAMVMEAAGHPVAVVAGDAAAFKVTAPADLELARLELARRADAPTPEEDPAMDQSGSAPGPAPEADAATAPAGPRPGAALPRVGVGTDVHRWAPEDAPRPLWLGGVHWPGERGVAATSDGDVAAHAACNALLSAAGLGDLGAVFGVDRPEMADASGTAMLAEVLRLLTEAGLAVGNVAVQVVAPRPKVGTRRAEMEAALSAALGGAPVSVSAATTDRLGFIGRGEGLVGIATALVAPAA, from the coding sequence ATGCCCACCGCCCTCGTGATCGCCGCCGCCGGCGCCGGCACCCGCCTCGGTGCGGGCATGCCGAAGGCTCTCGTCCCCCTCGCCGACGGCCGCGCCTTGCTGCGCCACTGCCTGGACTCCGTGGCGGCCGCGCGGGCCGCCGGGGCCGCCGTGGACGCCGTCGTGGTCCTCGCCCCGCCGGCGGAGGAGGACGCCGCCCGCGTGGCCGCCGAGGTCGACGCCGGCCCGGGCCTCGGCGCGCCCGTCGCCTGCGTGCCGGGCGGGGCGGAGCGGGCCGACTCCGTGCGCGCGGGGCTCGCGGCGGCCGCCGACGCGCTGGACGCTCTCGGCCCCGCGACCGGCCCGCGCCGGGTCCTCGTCCACGACGCCGCCCGCGCCCTCACCCCGCCGGCCGTGTTCGCGGCCGTCGAGGCCGCCCTCGACGCCGGCGCCGTCGCCGTGGTGCCCGGGATCGCCCTGACGGACACGGTGAAGCAGGTGGCGCCGGGGCCCGGCGGGGCCGAGGTCGTCACGGCGACGCCGCCCCGCGCCGCCCTGCGCGCCGTGCAGACGCCCCAGGGCTTCGACCTGGACGCGCTGCTCGCCGCCCACGAGGCCGTGCGCGCGGACCCCGCGCTCGACGCCGCGGCGCTCACCGACGACGCCATGGTGATGGAGGCCGCGGGGCACCCGGTGGCCGTGGTGGCCGGCGACGCGGCCGCGTTCAAGGTCACCGCCCCCGCCGACCTCGAGCTGGCCCGGCTCGAGCTGGCGCGCCGCGCCGACGCGCCCACCCCCGAGGAGGACCCCGCCATGGACCAGTCCGGCAGCGCCCCCGGCCCCGCCCCCGAGGCCGACGCCGCCACCGCCCCCGCAGGCCCCCGTCCCGGGGCGGCCCTGCCGCGCGTCGGCGTCGGCACGGACGTGCACCGGTGGGCGCCCGAGGACGCGCCGCGTCCGCTGTGGCTCGGCGGCGTGCACTGGCCGGGCGAGCGCGGGGTGGCCGCCACCTCGGACGGGGACGTGGCCGCCCACGCGGCGTGCAACGCCCTGCTCTCGGCCGCCGGCCTCGGGGACCTGGGCGCCGTGTTCGGCGTGGACCGCCCCGAGATGGCGGACGCCTCCGGCACGGCCATGCTGGCCGAGGTGCTGCGCCTGCTGACGGAGGCGGGGCTCGCCGTCGGGAACGTGGCAGTGCAGGTGGTGGCGCCGCGCCCCAAGGTGGGCACGCGGCGGGCGGAGATGGAGGCGGCGCTGTCCGCGGCGCTCGGCGGCGCCCCGGTGTCCGTGTCCGCGGCCACCACGGACCGGCTCGGCTTCATCGGCCGCGGGGAGGGCCTCGTGGGGATCGCGACGGCGCTCGTGGCGCCGGCGGCCTGA
- a CDS encoding CarD family transcriptional regulator, with translation MVFEVGETVVYPHHGAARIEEIKMRTIKGEEKMYLKLKVAQGDLTIEVPAENVDLVGVRDVVDSEGLEEVVEVLQAEQVEEPTNWSRRYKANLEKLASGDVKKVAEVVRDLWRRDQDRGLSAGEKRMLSKARQVLVSELALAKKVTEEEAEGMLDQVLEG, from the coding sequence ATGGTTTTTGAGGTCGGAGAGACCGTCGTCTACCCCCACCACGGTGCTGCGCGGATCGAGGAGATCAAGATGCGCACCATCAAGGGGGAGGAGAAGATGTACCTCAAGCTGAAGGTGGCGCAGGGCGACCTGACCATCGAGGTCCCCGCGGAGAACGTCGACCTGGTCGGCGTGCGTGACGTCGTGGACTCGGAGGGCCTCGAGGAGGTCGTCGAAGTCCTGCAGGCCGAGCAGGTGGAGGAGCCCACCAACTGGTCCCGCCGCTACAAGGCGAACCTGGAGAAGCTGGCCAGCGGCGACGTGAAGAAGGTCGCCGAGGTCGTGCGCGACCTGTGGCGCCGCGACCAGGACCGCGGCCTGTCCGCCGGCGAGAAGCGGATGCTGTCCAAGGCGCGCCAGGTGCTCGTCTCCGAGCTCGCGCTGGCCAAGAAGGTCACCGAGGAGGAGGCCGAGGGCATGCTGGACCAGGTGCTCGAGGGCTGA
- a CDS encoding response regulator transcription factor, with amino-acid sequence MSRILIVEDEESFSDPLSYLLEKEGFEVAVAADGNEALGVFERDGADLILLDLMLPGMSGTEVCRQVRQRSNVPVIMLTAKDSEIDKVVGLELGADDYVTKPYSSRELVARVRAVLRRQGEPEELVSATLGAGPVRMDVERHVVSVDGEQVSLPLKEFELLEMLLRNAGRVLTRGQLIDRVWGSDYVGDTKTLDVHVKRLRSKIEPDPSSPRHLVTVRGLGYKFEA; translated from the coding sequence ATGAGCCGCATTCTGATCGTGGAGGACGAGGAGTCGTTCAGCGATCCCCTGTCCTACCTCCTGGAGAAGGAGGGCTTCGAGGTGGCCGTGGCCGCCGACGGCAACGAGGCGCTCGGCGTCTTCGAGCGCGACGGCGCGGACCTGATCCTCCTGGACCTCATGCTGCCGGGCATGTCCGGCACCGAGGTCTGCCGCCAGGTGCGCCAGCGCTCCAACGTGCCGGTCATCATGCTCACCGCCAAGGACTCCGAGATCGACAAGGTCGTGGGCCTCGAGCTTGGCGCGGACGACTACGTGACCAAGCCGTACTCCTCGCGGGAGCTCGTGGCCCGGGTGCGGGCGGTGCTGCGCCGGCAGGGGGAGCCGGAGGAGCTGGTCTCCGCCACCCTGGGCGCCGGCCCGGTGCGGATGGACGTGGAGCGCCACGTGGTCTCCGTGGACGGGGAGCAGGTCTCGCTGCCCCTCAAGGAGTTCGAGCTGCTCGAGATGCTGCTGCGCAACGCCGGCCGGGTGCTGACCCGCGGGCAGCTGATCGACCGCGTCTGGGGGTCGGACTACGTGGGGGACACGAAGACCCTCGACGTGCACGTGAAGCGGCTGCGCTCCAAGATCGAGCCGGACCCCTCGAGCCCGCGCCACCTGGTGACGGTGCGCGGCCTGGGCTACAAGTTCGAGGCCTGA
- a CDS encoding sensor histidine kinase, producing MDPVIIGLLCGAVGLFIGVASMLAFRASERSRTVDLAVGEPTLAPGAAEVLAVVGRAYAVVDDVDGVVRANPSAYALGLVRGHSLVQQQVKDLTRSVRAEGVIVERRLELPRGPLGQSSLVVELRVAPLDEEYILILADDRTDVTRTEAMRHDFVVNVSHELKTPVGAISLLAEAIGDAAEDEEAVRRFASRLGIESRRLTALVQDIIEFSRLQAKDVVQDGRAVDLNAVVADAVDRLRLTAEDRGITLRVGGRVDAVVHGDADQLMTAVRNLVDNAVRYSPEGTTVGIGLSSADGLAQVTVTDQGIGISPEEQERVFERFYRVDSARSRQTGGTGLGLSIVKHVVINHGGEVSLWSQPGRGSTFTIRLPEWEDDGAAVDGPPAASHVTERRGHRVTASAASPPRKESSA from the coding sequence GTGGATCCCGTCATCATCGGCCTGCTCTGCGGCGCGGTCGGACTGTTCATCGGAGTGGCCTCCATGCTGGCCTTCCGGGCGTCCGAGCGCTCACGCACGGTCGACCTGGCGGTGGGCGAGCCCACGCTCGCCCCCGGGGCGGCGGAGGTGCTCGCGGTGGTGGGCCGGGCCTACGCCGTGGTGGACGACGTCGACGGCGTCGTGCGCGCCAACCCCTCCGCCTACGCCCTCGGCCTCGTGCGCGGCCACTCCCTCGTGCAGCAGCAGGTCAAGGACCTCACCCGCTCCGTGCGCGCCGAGGGCGTGATCGTGGAGCGCCGCCTGGAGCTGCCCCGCGGCCCGCTCGGCCAGTCCAGCCTCGTGGTGGAGCTGCGCGTGGCGCCCCTGGACGAGGAGTACATCCTGATCCTCGCGGACGACCGCACGGACGTGACCCGCACCGAGGCCATGCGCCACGACTTCGTGGTCAACGTCTCCCACGAGCTGAAGACCCCCGTGGGGGCCATCTCCCTGCTGGCGGAGGCCATCGGGGACGCCGCGGAGGACGAGGAGGCCGTCCGCCGCTTCGCCTCCCGGCTGGGCATCGAGTCCCGCCGGCTCACGGCCCTCGTGCAGGACATCATCGAGTTCTCCCGCCTGCAGGCCAAGGACGTCGTCCAGGACGGGCGGGCCGTGGACCTCAACGCCGTGGTGGCCGACGCCGTGGACCGGCTGCGCCTCACCGCCGAGGACCGCGGCATCACGTTGCGCGTCGGCGGGCGTGTGGACGCCGTCGTGCACGGGGACGCGGACCAGCTGATGACCGCGGTGCGCAACCTCGTGGACAACGCCGTGCGGTACTCGCCGGAGGGCACCACGGTGGGCATCGGCCTGAGTTCCGCGGACGGGCTGGCCCAGGTCACCGTCACGGACCAGGGGATCGGCATCTCCCCGGAGGAGCAGGAGCGCGTGTTCGAGCGCTTCTACCGGGTGGACTCCGCCCGGTCCCGCCAGACGGGCGGCACGGGGCTGGGCTTGAGCATCGTCAAGCACGTCGTGATCAACCACGGCGGGGAGGTCAGCCTGTGGTCCCAGCCGGGGCGCGGTTCGACCTTCACCATCCGCCTGCCCGAATGGGAGGACGACGGCGCCGCCGTCGACGGCCCCCCGGCCGCCTCCCACGTCACCGAGCGGCGCGGTCACCGCGTGACCGCGTCCGCCGCGTCCCCGCCCCGGAAGGAGTCCAGCGCATGA
- the phoU gene encoding phosphate signaling complex protein PhoU, whose protein sequence is MRELYRADLERLGRDLTEIARLVHRAMIDAQEALESADVHGAERVISEDARIDRLQESLDEQAVRILALQAPVATDLRTVVATLRMSSSLERMGDLARHVAQLTRLRYPEHVIPAPVRPVFTAMCDAAVDVAEETVLLLETQDLAHADRIHAVNEDVNALHASVFRFIAASDWTATPATTTDVTLASRYLERFTDHGLSVAAKVRYLVTGEWAYHRGSETSGP, encoded by the coding sequence ATGCGCGAGCTCTACCGCGCCGACCTCGAGCGCCTGGGACGGGACCTGACCGAGATCGCCCGCCTCGTGCATCGGGCCATGATCGACGCCCAGGAGGCGCTCGAGTCCGCCGACGTCCACGGCGCCGAGCGCGTCATCTCCGAGGACGCCCGGATCGACCGCCTGCAGGAGTCCCTGGACGAGCAGGCCGTGCGGATCCTGGCGCTCCAGGCGCCCGTCGCCACGGACCTGCGCACCGTCGTCGCGACCCTGCGCATGAGCTCCTCGCTGGAGCGGATGGGCGACCTCGCCCGCCACGTGGCGCAGCTGACCCGCCTGCGCTACCCCGAGCACGTGATCCCCGCCCCCGTGCGCCCCGTGTTCACCGCCATGTGCGACGCCGCCGTGGACGTGGCCGAGGAGACCGTGCTGCTGCTCGAGACCCAGGACCTCGCCCACGCGGACCGCATCCACGCCGTGAACGAGGACGTGAACGCCCTGCACGCCTCCGTGTTCCGCTTCATCGCCGCCTCCGACTGGACGGCGACGCCGGCCACCACCACCGACGTCACCCTCGCCTCGCGCTACCTCGAGCGGTTCACGGACCACGGCCTCTCCGTGGCCGCCAAGGTCCGCTACCTGGTCACGGGCGAGTGGGCGTACCACCGCGGCTCGGAGACCTCCGGGCCCTGA
- a CDS encoding phosphoglyceromutase has translation MANTTYTLVLLRHGQSDWNEKNLFTGWVDVPLTEKGRAEAARGGELMKAEGVHPDVLHTSLLKRAITTANLALEAADRQWIPVKRDWRLNERHYGALQGKDKAQVKEEFGEEQFMVWRRSFDTPPPALDDSSEFSQSGDERYAELGEDAPRTEALKNVIDRLIPYWEAEIVPDLKAGKTVLVAAHGNSLRALVKHLDGISDEDIAGLNIPTGIPLVYELDEDLKPITANGRYLDPEAAAAGAAAVAAQGSAH, from the coding sequence ATGGCGAACACCACGTACACGCTGGTCCTGCTGCGGCACGGTCAGAGCGATTGGAACGAGAAGAACCTGTTCACCGGCTGGGTGGACGTCCCGCTCACCGAGAAGGGGCGCGCCGAGGCCGCCCGCGGCGGCGAGCTGATGAAGGCGGAGGGCGTCCACCCGGACGTGCTCCACACCTCGCTGCTCAAGCGCGCGATCACCACGGCGAACCTGGCCCTCGAGGCGGCGGACCGCCAGTGGATCCCGGTCAAGCGCGACTGGCGCCTGAACGAGCGCCACTACGGCGCCCTCCAGGGCAAGGACAAGGCCCAGGTGAAGGAGGAGTTCGGCGAGGAGCAGTTCATGGTCTGGCGCCGTTCCTTCGACACCCCGCCGCCCGCCCTGGACGACTCCTCCGAGTTCTCGCAGAGCGGCGACGAGCGCTACGCCGAGCTGGGCGAGGACGCACCCCGCACGGAGGCCCTCAAGAACGTCATCGACCGCCTGATCCCCTACTGGGAGGCCGAGATCGTGCCGGACCTCAAGGCCGGCAAGACCGTGCTGGTGGCCGCCCACGGCAACTCGCTGCGCGCCCTGGTCAAGCACCTGGACGGCATCTCGGACGAGGACATCGCGGGCCTGAACATCCCCACCGGCATCCCGCTCGTCTACGAGCTGGACGAGGACCTCAAGCCGATCACGGCGAACGGCCGCTACCTGGACCCGGAGGCCGCCGCCGCCGGCGCCGCCGCGGTGGCCGCCCAGGGCTCCGCGCACTGA
- a CDS encoding class I SAM-dependent methyltransferase: MVEKARRLSASTTPGRVRGPQGHITRGTTAAQRMRRVDRWLTDVHGALLRRTDRPLAVDLGFGAEPVTAVEMFTRLRAVNPALELTGLEIDPARVARARERAGGVPGLSWAVGGFELPVPRPPTVVRAFNVLRQYREEDVPAVWALLCAGLAEDGVLVEGTCSEDGRRAAWVDLRRDGPASLTLALRLGSFERPSDVAARLPKALIHRHVPGEPVHRLLAEADAAWAAHAPLAAYGTRQRWLASVAALREAGWPVLGGPRQWRRGEMSVRWEAVAPSS; encoded by the coding sequence ATGGTGGAGAAGGCCCGGCGGCTGAGCGCGAGCACGACGCCCGGCCGGGTCCGGGGCCCGCAGGGCCACATCACCCGCGGCACCACCGCGGCCCAGCGGATGCGCCGTGTGGACCGCTGGCTCACCGACGTCCACGGCGCCCTGCTGCGCCGCACGGACCGGCCCCTGGCCGTGGACCTGGGGTTCGGGGCGGAGCCGGTGACCGCCGTCGAGATGTTCACCCGGCTGCGGGCGGTGAACCCCGCCCTGGAGCTGACGGGCCTGGAGATCGACCCGGCGCGCGTGGCCCGCGCGCGCGAGCGGGCCGGCGGCGTGCCGGGCCTGAGCTGGGCGGTGGGCGGCTTCGAGCTGCCGGTGCCCCGGCCGCCCACGGTGGTGCGCGCATTCAACGTGCTGCGCCAGTACCGGGAGGAGGACGTGCCCGCGGTGTGGGCGCTGCTGTGCGCCGGGCTGGCCGAGGACGGAGTGCTCGTGGAGGGCACCTGCTCCGAGGACGGGCGGCGGGCGGCGTGGGTGGACCTGCGCCGGGACGGGCCCGCCAGCCTGACGCTCGCCCTGCGGCTGGGCTCCTTCGAGCGCCCCTCGGACGTGGCCGCCCGCCTGCCCAAGGCGCTCATCCACCGGCACGTGCCGGGCGAGCCCGTGCACCGCCTCCTCGCCGAGGCCGACGCCGCGTGGGCCGCGCACGCCCCGCTGGCGGCCTACGGCACGCGGCAGCGGTGGCTGGCGAGCGTCGCCGCGCTGCGGGAGGCCGGCTGGCCCGTGCTGGGCGGGCCGCGCCAGTGGCGGCGCGGGGAGATGAGCGTGCGCTGGGAGGCGGTGGCGCCGTCGTCGTGA
- a CDS encoding DUF2516 family protein yields MSAPMHLALTFDDWLFRILAIVGLVLEVWAFLDALRRSPGDFARIGGRDKSFWMILTGVAAAVGVLGVLSGGGMGMFGLLAACVACVYLAGPRQEMGPATRR; encoded by the coding sequence ATGAGCGCCCCCATGCACCTCGCCCTGACGTTCGACGACTGGCTGTTCCGCATCCTGGCGATCGTCGGCCTCGTGCTCGAGGTCTGGGCCTTCCTGGACGCGCTGCGCCGCAGCCCCGGCGACTTCGCCCGCATCGGCGGCCGGGACAAGAGCTTCTGGATGATCCTCACCGGCGTCGCCGCCGCGGTGGGCGTGCTCGGCGTGCTCTCGGGCGGCGGCATGGGCATGTTCGGCCTCCTGGCCGCCTGCGTGGCGTGCGTGTACCTCGCCGGCCCCCGTCAGGAGATGGGCCCGGCCACGCGCCGCTGA
- the tmk gene encoding dTMP kinase: protein MSTETEHRGLFVAVEGPDGSGKSTQARALVAALRAAGREAVLTREPGGSDLGETLRGLLLDPAHAPVDPRTEALLFAAARAAHAVRTLRPALARGAVVVTDRYVDSSVAYQGAVRGLGEEWIARLNDWATDSLVPDLTMLIDVDAATAAARRTGRDGDGADRMEQETADQHEALRAAFLARAAAAPERYLVLDGALDPEELTARALARVTAEADAR, encoded by the coding sequence GTGAGCACCGAGACCGAGCATCGCGGGCTGTTCGTCGCCGTCGAGGGGCCGGACGGGTCCGGCAAGTCCACCCAGGCGCGCGCCCTCGTGGCGGCCCTGCGCGCCGCCGGGCGCGAGGCCGTCCTGACCCGCGAGCCCGGGGGCTCCGACCTCGGCGAGACCCTGCGCGGGCTGCTGCTGGACCCCGCGCACGCCCCCGTGGACCCGCGCACCGAGGCGCTGCTGTTCGCCGCGGCCCGCGCCGCCCACGCCGTCCGCACGCTGCGCCCCGCGCTGGCCCGCGGGGCCGTGGTGGTCACGGACCGGTACGTGGACTCCTCCGTGGCCTACCAGGGCGCGGTCCGCGGCCTCGGCGAGGAGTGGATCGCCCGGCTCAACGACTGGGCCACGGACTCGCTGGTGCCGGACCTGACCATGCTGATCGACGTGGACGCCGCCACCGCCGCCGCCCGCCGCACCGGGCGCGACGGGGACGGGGCGGACCGCATGGAGCAGGAGACGGCGGACCAGCACGAGGCGCTGCGCGCCGCCTTCCTCGCCCGCGCGGCCGCCGCGCCGGAGCGCTACCTCGTCCTGGACGGCGCGCTGGACCCCGAGGAGCTCACCGCCCGAGCCCTAGCCCGCGTCACCGCCGAGGCGGACGCCCGATGA
- a CDS encoding DNA polymerase III subunit delta', whose translation MTALPDAVPAVFADLAGQGSAVEQLRRAAAEDRPTHAWMFTGPPGSGRSTAARAFAAALQCEAPDPAARGCGRCHACRTVLAGTHPDVTVLATEAVSYRIEDVRSLVEAAQSTPATGRWRIFLMEDADRMTERATNVLLKAVEEPPARTVWMLCTPSPADVLPTVRSRCRLVTLSIPAVEDVADLLHRRDGLDRETALTTARISQSHVGMARRLARDPEALERRERILSLPLEATAVSDAMALAATLADVSKAEAESSAEARDAEELETLRRSLGLEPGEPVPPKLRQHVKRLEEDQTRRRRRSVRDSLDRAMIDVMGLFRDVLRVQLGAEGELINEHRRAEVEAYARGAAGDSAEVLARIDAVATARERIAANVPEQLALEAMMLALLPRRVRTPRRR comes from the coding sequence ATGACCGCCCTCCCCGACGCCGTCCCGGCCGTCTTCGCCGACCTCGCCGGCCAGGGCTCCGCGGTGGAGCAGCTGCGCCGGGCCGCCGCCGAGGACCGGCCCACCCACGCCTGGATGTTCACCGGCCCGCCCGGCTCCGGGCGCTCGACGGCGGCCCGCGCCTTCGCGGCCGCCCTGCAGTGCGAGGCCCCCGACCCGGCCGCGCGCGGCTGCGGGCGGTGCCACGCGTGCCGCACCGTGCTCGCCGGCACCCACCCGGACGTCACGGTGCTGGCCACCGAGGCCGTGAGCTACCGGATCGAGGACGTGCGCTCCCTCGTGGAGGCCGCCCAGTCCACGCCCGCCACGGGCCGGTGGCGGATCTTCCTCATGGAGGACGCGGACCGCATGACGGAGCGGGCCACGAATGTGCTCCTCAAGGCCGTGGAGGAGCCGCCCGCCCGGACCGTGTGGATGCTCTGCACGCCCTCCCCCGCGGACGTGCTGCCCACCGTGCGCTCGCGCTGCCGCCTGGTCACCCTGAGCATCCCCGCCGTGGAGGACGTCGCGGACCTGCTGCACCGCCGGGACGGGCTGGACCGCGAGACCGCACTGACCACCGCCCGCATCTCGCAGTCCCACGTGGGCATGGCCCGCCGCCTCGCCCGGGATCCGGAGGCCCTGGAGCGCCGCGAGCGCATCCTCTCCCTGCCGCTGGAGGCCACCGCGGTCTCCGACGCGATGGCCCTGGCCGCCACCCTGGCGGACGTGTCCAAGGCGGAAGCCGAGTCCTCGGCCGAGGCCCGGGACGCGGAGGAGCTGGAGACCCTGCGCCGCTCCCTCGGCCTGGAGCCCGGCGAGCCCGTGCCGCCCAAACTGCGCCAGCACGTGAAGCGGCTCGAGGAGGACCAGACCCGGCGGCGCCGGCGCTCGGTCCGCGACTCCCTGGACCGGGCCATGATCGACGTGATGGGCCTGTTCCGGGACGTGCTGCGGGTGCAGCTCGGCGCCGAGGGCGAGCTCATCAACGAGCACCGCCGCGCCGAGGTGGAGGCCTACGCGCGCGGCGCCGCCGGGGACTCCGCGGAGGTCCTGGCCCGGATCGACGCCGTCGCCACGGCCCGCGAGCGCATCGCCGCGAACGTGCCCGAGCAGCTGGCGCTCGAGGCCATGATGCTGGCGCTGCTGCCGCGGCGCGTGCGCACCCCGCGCCGGCGCTGA
- a CDS encoding HAD family hydrolase: MSLHHAPRPVAAPPRADGPPAPPLRLAVVDMSGTSIVERGLQDAAFAHALEIHGLAADAPAHADAVRVFRARRATSRTAVFAQVFPDRPAAAAAARTFEEAFDSLLAEHGAQPVPGAEEALLRLRALGLRVCLCTGYARHTQNMILESLGWMGLADLSLSPDDAGRGVPFPDMILTALLGLDLDDVRGVLVVGDTAEDMTAGRRAGAGLVAGVRTGRDADAALLAAGAHHVVDGLADVPALVGAGG; the protein is encoded by the coding sequence ATGAGCCTGCACCACGCCCCCCGCCCCGTGGCCGCGCCCCCGCGCGCCGACGGGCCGCCGGCCCCGCCGCTGCGCCTGGCGGTGGTGGACATGTCCGGCACCTCGATCGTGGAGCGGGGGCTGCAGGACGCCGCGTTCGCCCACGCCCTCGAGATCCACGGCCTCGCGGCGGACGCGCCCGCCCACGCCGACGCGGTGCGCGTCTTCCGCGCGCGCCGCGCCACGTCCCGCACCGCCGTGTTCGCGCAGGTCTTCCCGGACCGGCCGGCGGCCGCCGCGGCTGCCCGCACCTTCGAGGAGGCCTTCGACTCCCTGCTGGCCGAGCACGGCGCCCAGCCGGTCCCCGGCGCGGAGGAGGCGCTGCTGCGCCTGCGGGCGCTCGGCCTGCGCGTGTGCCTGTGCACGGGGTACGCCCGCCACACCCAGAACATGATCCTGGAGTCCCTGGGCTGGATGGGTCTGGCGGACCTGAGCCTGTCCCCGGACGACGCCGGGCGCGGCGTGCCCTTCCCGGACATGATCCTCACCGCCCTGCTGGGCCTGGACCTCGACGACGTCCGCGGCGTGCTCGTGGTGGGGGACACCGCCGAGGACATGACGGCGGGGCGCCGGGCGGGGGCCGGCCTGGTGGCCGGGGTGCGCACCGGACGGGACGCGGACGCCGCGCTCCTGGCCGCGGGCGCGCACCACGTGGTGGACGGCCTGGCGGACGTGCCCGCGCTCGTGGGCGCGGGCGGCTGA
- a CDS encoding NAD(P)H-quinone oxidoreductase, giving the protein MSETTMTPGTGRGAMRAVRFTGEGGAGSLAVGQEPIPTPGPGEVLVKVAAAGLNRADVMQREGKYPPPPGASDVPGLEVSGVVVALGEEAGLPGEGRFAHGDEVCALLAGGGYAEHVVVPAGQLMAVPPGVDLVTAAALPEVACTVWSTMSERGGVRAGDVVLVHGGSGGIGTFAVQYLAAIGARVLATAGGPAKCERVRGLGAEDVFDHRSGEPGGFADWVLERTGGRGADVVLDVVGGPYLDANVRCLAEEGRIVVIAVQGGPKADGFNLMRLVSKRGWLTGATLRARSVVDKARIVAGTERAVAPLVAAGRIDLAVGARFPLDDAAAAHRRFEAEDRVGRVLLVTDPADALWPQEDRT; this is encoded by the coding sequence ATGTCCGAGACGACGATGACGCCCGGGACGGGCCGGGGCGCCATGCGCGCGGTCCGGTTCACGGGCGAGGGCGGGGCCGGGTCCCTGGCCGTCGGGCAGGAGCCGATCCCGACCCCGGGGCCCGGCGAGGTCCTCGTGAAGGTCGCCGCGGCGGGCCTGAACCGGGCGGACGTCATGCAGCGGGAGGGGAAGTACCCGCCGCCGCCGGGCGCCTCGGACGTGCCGGGGCTGGAGGTCTCCGGCGTCGTCGTGGCCCTCGGCGAGGAGGCGGGCCTGCCCGGCGAGGGCCGGTTCGCCCACGGGGACGAGGTGTGCGCCCTGCTGGCCGGCGGCGGCTACGCCGAGCACGTGGTCGTCCCGGCCGGGCAGCTGATGGCCGTGCCGCCGGGCGTGGACCTCGTCACCGCCGCGGCCCTGCCCGAGGTGGCCTGCACCGTGTGGTCCACGATGTCCGAGCGCGGCGGCGTGCGCGCCGGCGACGTCGTGCTGGTGCACGGCGGCTCCGGCGGCATCGGCACGTTCGCGGTCCAGTACCTGGCGGCGATCGGCGCCCGCGTGCTGGCCACCGCCGGCGGCCCCGCCAAGTGCGAGCGCGTGCGCGGCCTCGGGGCGGAGGACGTCTTCGACCACCGCTCGGGCGAGCCCGGCGGGTTCGCGGACTGGGTGCTCGAGCGCACCGGCGGCCGCGGCGCGGACGTGGTGCTCGACGTCGTCGGGGGCCCGTACCTGGACGCGAACGTGCGCTGCCTCGCGGAGGAGGGGCGGATTGTGGTCATCGCCGTGCAGGGCGGACCCAAGGCGGACGGCTTCAACCTGATGCGCCTGGTGTCCAAGCGCGGCTGGCTCACGGGGGCCACGCTGCGCGCCCGCTCCGTGGTGGACAAGGCGCGGATCGTGGCCGGGACGGAGCGGGCGGTGGCCCCGCTGGTGGCCGCCGGGCGCATCGACCTGGCGGTCGGCGCCCGCTTCCCCCTCGACGACGCCGCGGCCGCCCACCGGCGGTTCGAGGCGGAGGACCGGGTCGGCCGGGTGCTGCTCGTCACCGACCCCGCCGACGCGCTGTGGCCGCAGGAGGACCGGACGTGA